Below is a window of Paremcibacter congregatus DNA.
TTGCCGTCATTGACCGCGATCAGGGCGATCACGCCTGAACCGATTTGCTGCTTGGCCTCATCGGCAAAACCACGCAGGTCTTTTGGCTGCACCCCGTCAAGCACCCGGCCAAGGAACTTATACTGCCCCACAGTCTTGATTTCAGCACCGTCCCCGCCGACGCTGCCGCCCATGGCCGCCTTCTTGCGCAGCTCGGTCATTTCCTTTTCCGTCGCCTTGCGGTCCTCCAGCAGCGCCGCAATGCGGTCGGCCAATTGCGCCGGAGTCGATTTCACCAGCGCCACCGCGTCCTGTAAATGACTTTCCTGCTGCAGACTATATTCAAGCGCCGCCGCCCCGGTCAGGGCTTCCAGACGCCGAACGCCAGAGGCCACTGCGCCTTCCGCCACAAGCCGGAGCAACCCGATATCGCCGGTCCGCGCCACATGGGTGCCGCCACAGAGTTCAACAGAATAATTGACCCCCGCATCCACAATATCGCCCATGGAAACCACCCGGACCTCGTCACCGTATTTCTCGCCGAACAGAGCCATTGCCCCGGTCTCGATGGCTTCATCCGGAGTCATCAACTGGGTTGTCACAGCGCTATTCTGACGAATGATGCGGTTGACTTCCCGTTCAATGGCGTGTTTTACCTGAAGTGAAAGAGCTTTGTTATGGCTAAAATCAAACCGCAGGCGGTCCGCCGCAACCATTGATCCCTTCTGGGTCACATGATCGCCAAGATGTTTACGCAGCACCGCGTGCAGGATATGGGTCGCAGAGTGATTGGCGCGCATCGCGTCCCGGTGATCGCCCTCCACTTCCAGATCAACAATATCGCCCACCGCCAATGCGCCGGCCGTCACGGTCGCCTGATGCACATGAAGTTTCCCGAGCTTCTTCATCGTATCAGAGACTTCCGCCCGTAACTTACTGTCGCCGGTGCCGGTCAGGGTTCCCACATCGCCCATTTGCCCCCCGGATTCACCGTAAAACGGTGTCTGGTTGGTCAGAACTTCCACCACATCACCAACCTCGGCCTGCTCAATTTTAACGCCGTCCTTGACAATCTGCAGCACTTTGCCCTCTGCATGCAGGGTCGCATACCCAAGAAATTCAGTGGCGCCGAACTCTTCATTGGCTTCGAACCAGATTTCCTCGGTCGCCGCACTGCCGGACCCCTTCCAGGCGGCGCGCGCCTCGGCCTTCTGCTTTGCCATCGCCGCCGTGAAACCCGCCTCATCGACCGAAAACCCCTGGGTCCGGAGCGCATCCTGGGTCAGGTCAAGCGGGAAACCATATGTATCATAGAGTTTGAAGGCAATCTCGCCGTCCAGTTGCCCGCCTTCGGACAGTTTGGTGACTTCATCATCCAGCAGCCGCAAGCCACGTTCCAGCGTTTTCTTGAAACGCAATTCCTCCAGCTTCAGGGTTTCGCTGATCAGGGCTTCCGCCCGCACCAGTTCCGGAAACGCCTGTCCCATTTCCTGAATAAGCGTCGGCACCAGACGGTACATCAACGGCTTCTCGCAACCAATCAGATGCGCATGGCGCATGCCCCGGCGCATGATCCGGCGCAACACATAACCGCGGCCTTCATTGGACGGCAAGACCCCGTCAGCAATCAGAAAACAACTGGACCGCAGATGATCGGCAATCACCCGGTGCGAGATATTCTTATCGCCGTAGGCCGCGACACCGCTTTCCTGAGCGGAGGCCTCAATCAAATGTTTAAACAGATCGGTTTCATAATTGTCATGGGTGCCCTGCAAAACCGCGGCGATCCGCTCCAGCCCCATACCGGTATCAATACAGGGTTTCGGCAGGTCAAGACGCGATCCATCCGCCTGCTGATCATATTGCATGAACACCAGGTTCCAGATTTCCACAAAGCGGTCCCCGTCTTCATCAGGGCTTCCCGGAGGCCCCCCGGCAATATGGGCGCCATGATCATAGAATATTTCGGAACAGGGCCCGCACGGTCCCGTATCCCCCATGGACCAGAAATTATCCGAGGTGGCGATGCGGATAATGCGTTCATCCGGTAATTTGGCGATCTTCTTCCATAAATCATAGGCTTCGTCATCTTCATGATATACCGTCACCAACAGCCGATCCGGGTCAATGCCATACTGTTCGGTAATCAGGGTCCAGGCATGCCGAATGGCGTCTTCCTTAAAATAATCGCCGAACGAAAAATTACCCAGCATCTCGAAAAAAGTATGGTGACGGGCGGTATAACCAACATTGTCCAGATCGTTATGCTTGCCGCCGGCCCGAACACATTTCTGGCTCGACGCCGCCCGGACATAAGGACGGGTCTCCGCCCCGGTAAAGACATTCTTGAAAGGCACCATACCCGCGTTGGTGAACATCAACGTCGGATCATTCTGCGGCACCAAAGGTCCACTGGGCACGACCTCATGGTCCTGCCCTGCGAAATAATCCAAGAAGATCTTCCGGATTTCATTTGTGCCCTTCATGGCGCATCCCTTTCAACAAATTACAAACACGGTATATTTTCTATGAGTTTTAGCCATATCGCCAGTCCCTGTCTAGCGATGGTTATCAGGAGAGCGAAAAAACCCGCCAAATTATGGCCCCACGCCCGTTCTGAAAATATTTCCCGACCTCGCCCGCAAGGAGGAAAGCGCAACAAGCCCCAAAGGATGGTGCTGCAAACAAACAACGCCCATAGGACGGTTATTCAAAAAAAGAGGGCGCCCATAGGGCGGCTGGGTCAAAAAAAGAGGGCGCCCATAGGGCGGCGGGGTCAAAAAAAGAGGGCGCCCATAGGGCGCCCGGAGACAGTTGGAACTTCTTAATCCTCATCAGGACAAAGACAAGCCCGTCTTATCCCTCATCCTTATCCCGGGTCATGCCTTCTTTCAGCATAACTTTGTCGAGAATACCTTCACTTTTCCGAATATGCGCCTCAAGTTTCTCTGCCATCTCTGGATTATCCGCCAAGAAGCGTTTGGCGTTTTCCCGACCCTGACCAATTCTTTGACTATCATAGGAGTACCAGGACCCGGATTTTTCGACAACCCCGGCCTTGACACCCAGATCAACCAGTTCGCCGTTTTTGGAAATCCCCTTACCATACATAATATCAAACTCGACCATTTTGAACGGCGGCGCCACTTTGTTTTTCACCACCTTGACCCGGGTCTGATTACCAACGATATCCTCTTTTTCCTTGATCGCACCGATGCGGCGAATATCAAGTCGTACAGAGGCATAGAATTTCAGCGCGTTACCGCCAGCCGTTACTTCCGGGCTGCCATACATCACGCCGATTTTCATCCTGATCTGGTTGATGAAAATCACCATGCATTTCGATTTGGAAATCGAACCGGTGAGTTTGCGCAGTGCCTGAGACATCAGCCGCGCCTGCAAGCCGACATGACTGTCGCCCATTTCGCCTTCCAGTTCCGCCCGCGGCGTCAAGGCGGCCACACTATCGACAATAAGAACATCAACCGCACCGGACCGCACCAGCGTATCGGCAATTTCCAGCGCCTGCTCGCCCGTATCCGGCTGAGAAATCAACAGTTCGTCGATATCAACCCCGAGAGCGTTGGCATAGACCGGATCAAGCGCGTGCTCCGCATCAATAAAGGCCGCAACGCCGCCTTCACGCTGCACTTCCGCTGCCACATGCAGGGCCAGCGTGGTTTTACCGGAGCTTTCCGGTCCATAAACCTCAATCACGCGTCCCTTCGGCAATCCACCGATTCCCAGCGCGATATCAAGCCCCAGAGATCCGGAAGAGACCGCCTCCACTTCCATGGTGGCTCCCTTGCCGAGCTTCATCACAGAGCCCTTACCAAAGGCCCGTTCAATCTGACTTAATGCGGCGTCGAGCGCCTTCTGTTTATCCATATTTCCCTGTCCAACGAGTTTTAATTGTGTTGATGACATTGTCCGTCTCCTCTATATCCCATAGCCAGGGGAATGTTTCAATCACAGACAAATGTACATATTTTGTTCTTTTTGGCAAGAACATTTTTAATGCATTGAAATAAAATGATTATTTCAATTAGGTACATGACATGTTCTCTTTAAATTATTTTTTAGAACAGAAAATCGACTCATCCGGCCAGCCCCCGCGTTCCGGATCAGTTACTTTCCAGAACCTCCTTCACCTGTTCCGCCAGCTGTTTCAGGCTGAACGGTTTGGGCAGGAAATGGAAATCCTCCTCTCCCGGTGTCTTGTCAAAAGCATCTTCCGCATAGCCGGAAATAAAGATCACCTTCAGATCCTTATTGATATCGCGGATTTTACGCACCAGTGTCGGGCCGTCCATCAGGGGCATCACCACATCGCTGATCAACAGGTCGAGTTCATCCTCGATCTGTTTAAACATATCCATGGCGGCTTCCCCACTGTTGGCTTCATACACCTGATACCCTTTGTTCTTGAGCGCCCGGGAGGCGAACATGCGTACAGCGTCCTCGTCTTCCACCAGCAGAATGGTGCCTTTTCCGGTAAGGTCCCGTGCCGGCTTCTCTTCTTCCGGTTTCCCGCTGGCGACATCCTGGTCCAGCTGCTTGTCTTTCTCTACATAGACTGGCAGATAGATGCTGAACGTGGTGCCCTTCCCCACCTCACTGGTCGGGAAAATAAAGCCATCGGTCTGTTTGACAATTCCATATACCGTCGACAGGCCCAGCCCCGTACCCTTCCCGACTTCCTTCGTGCTAAAGAAGGGCTCGAAGATCTTACCGAGATGCTCCTTGGCAATGCCGCTGCCGGTGTCTTCCACTTCCAGCAGGATATATTCATTTTCCGGCATCACCTGATAGCGCTCGCTGAGCACCTTGGACTGAGCCAGACTGATGTTGCGGGTGCGAATCGATATCTTGCCCTTATTGTCCATGGCGTCGCGGGCATTCACACAAAGGTTGATGATCACCTGTTCCATCTGGCCCTGGTCAACCTTGACCCGCCCCAGGTCGCGTCCATGTTTCATTTCCAGTTCGATATTGTCGCCGATCAAACGCCCCAGCAGGTTTGACAATTCCGCCAGAACATCGGTGATGATCAAAACCTTGGGCCGCAGGGTCT
It encodes the following:
- the alaS gene encoding alanine--tRNA ligase, with protein sequence MKGTNEIRKIFLDYFAGQDHEVVPSGPLVPQNDPTLMFTNAGMVPFKNVFTGAETRPYVRAASSQKCVRAGGKHNDLDNVGYTARHHTFFEMLGNFSFGDYFKEDAIRHAWTLITEQYGIDPDRLLVTVYHEDDEAYDLWKKIAKLPDERIIRIATSDNFWSMGDTGPCGPCSEIFYDHGAHIAGGPPGSPDEDGDRFVEIWNLVFMQYDQQADGSRLDLPKPCIDTGMGLERIAAVLQGTHDNYETDLFKHLIEASAQESGVAAYGDKNISHRVIADHLRSSCFLIADGVLPSNEGRGYVLRRIMRRGMRHAHLIGCEKPLMYRLVPTLIQEMGQAFPELVRAEALISETLKLEELRFKKTLERGLRLLDDEVTKLSEGGQLDGEIAFKLYDTYGFPLDLTQDALRTQGFSVDEAGFTAAMAKQKAEARAAWKGSGSAATEEIWFEANEEFGATEFLGYATLHAEGKVLQIVKDGVKIEQAEVGDVVEVLTNQTPFYGESGGQMGDVGTLTGTGDSKLRAEVSDTMKKLGKLHVHQATVTAGALAVGDIVDLEVEGDHRDAMRANHSATHILHAVLRKHLGDHVTQKGSMVAADRLRFDFSHNKALSLQVKHAIEREVNRIIRQNSAVTTQLMTPDEAIETGAMALFGEKYGDEVRVVSMGDIVDAGVNYSVELCGGTHVARTGDIGLLRLVAEGAVASGVRRLEALTGAAALEYSLQQESHLQDAVALVKSTPAQLADRIAALLEDRKATEKEMTELRKKAAMGGSVGGDGAEIKTVGQYKFLGRVLDGVQPKDLRGFADEAKQQIGSGVIALIAVNDGKAGVLTAVTDDLKGSVSAVDLVRVGAAAVGGKGGGGRPDMAQAGGPDGAKAAEALSAIEELLETL
- the recA gene encoding recombinase RecA — encoded protein: MSSTQLKLVGQGNMDKQKALDAALSQIERAFGKGSVMKLGKGATMEVEAVSSGSLGLDIALGIGGLPKGRVIEVYGPESSGKTTLALHVAAEVQREGGVAAFIDAEHALDPVYANALGVDIDELLISQPDTGEQALEIADTLVRSGAVDVLIVDSVAALTPRAELEGEMGDSHVGLQARLMSQALRKLTGSISKSKCMVIFINQIRMKIGVMYGSPEVTAGGNALKFYASVRLDIRRIGAIKEKEDIVGNQTRVKVVKNKVAPPFKMVEFDIMYGKGISKNGELVDLGVKAGVVEKSGSWYSYDSQRIGQGRENAKRFLADNPEMAEKLEAHIRKSEGILDKVMLKEGMTRDKDEG